One Halalkalicoccus sp. NIPERK01 DNA segment encodes these proteins:
- a CDS encoding deoxyuridine 5'-triphosphate nucleotidohydrolase yields MYRDGAFVDEHVTPTTGAQIQPNGVDLTLDAIFEPLEPGRITRNDTEIGERQRVASEEFDRKVPETYYLEPGGYIVRYDEVVRIPEGHVGFVYPRSSLMRNGCMLDTAVWDAGYEGRGEGLLEVHHDVELERGARIAQLVFAEADHEGTYEGTYQGENYETPRD; encoded by the coding sequence ATGTACCGAGACGGAGCCTTCGTCGACGAGCACGTCACGCCGACGACCGGGGCACAGATCCAACCGAACGGCGTCGACCTCACGCTCGATGCGATCTTCGAGCCGCTCGAACCCGGCCGGATCACGAGAAACGACACCGAGATCGGCGAGCGCCAGCGAGTCGCGAGCGAGGAGTTCGACCGCAAGGTCCCCGAGACGTACTACCTCGAACCGGGCGGGTATATCGTGCGCTACGACGAGGTGGTCCGGATTCCCGAGGGCCACGTCGGCTTCGTCTACCCGCGTTCTTCGCTCATGCGAAACGGCTGCATGCTCGATACCGCGGTGTGGGACGCCGGCTACGAGGGACGGGGCGAGGGCCTGCTGGAAGTTCACCACGACGTCGAACTCGAACGCGGCGCGCGCATCGCCCAGCTCGTGTTCGCGGAGGCCGACCACGAGGGGACCTACGAGGGGACCTATCAGGGCGAGAACTACGAGACGCCGCGAGACTAG
- a CDS encoding glycosyltransferase family 2 protein, translating into MSSTLVTVALPSLNEQRRIGACLDSLAASIEAAPDEYAFEVLVLDSYSEDDTVEIARDHPIVDCVDLVERGILRARHRGFELAHGEVCVAVDADSLYPPSFLRELLAPFEPGVSLTYGPVEGEKQANIDASIRLALQYGLPLVGLDWVSGSNRAIRTDDYFEAGGYRLAADGNALFRVMIEEQLLFPRRLRGRVVFAREAVSSQSARTLEQLFFLEEKEGGVEWNVISPYESFCRYREKLRRD; encoded by the coding sequence ATGAGTAGCACGCTCGTCACCGTCGCGCTCCCGAGCCTGAACGAACAGCGTCGGATCGGGGCCTGTCTGGACTCGCTCGCCGCCTCGATCGAGGCCGCACCCGACGAGTACGCCTTCGAGGTGCTCGTCCTCGATTCGTACAGCGAGGACGACACCGTCGAGATCGCACGGGATCACCCGATCGTCGACTGCGTCGACCTCGTCGAGCGGGGGATCCTGCGGGCCCGCCACCGCGGGTTCGAACTCGCACACGGCGAGGTCTGCGTCGCCGTCGACGCCGACAGCCTCTACCCGCCCTCGTTCCTGCGCGAACTGCTCGCCCCCTTCGAGCCGGGCGTCTCGCTCACCTACGGCCCCGTCGAGGGCGAGAAACAGGCCAACATCGACGCCTCGATACGGCTCGCCCTGCAGTACGGCCTCCCACTGGTCGGCCTCGATTGGGTCAGCGGGTCGAACCGGGCGATCCGGACCGACGACTACTTCGAGGCGGGCGGCTATCGCCTCGCGGCCGACGGCAACGCCCTGTTTCGCGTGATGATCGAGGAACAGCTCCTCTTTCCGCGCCGCCTCCGCGGACGGGTCGTCTTCGCGCGCGAGGCCGTCTCCTCGCAGAGCGCGCGCACGCTCGAACAGCTGTTCTTCCTCGAGGAGAAGGAGGGCGGCGTCGAGTGGAACGTGATCAGCCCCTACGAGTCGTTCTGCCGGTATCGCGAGAAGCTCCGGCGGGACTAG